Part of the Methanobacterium paludis genome is shown below.
AATTTTTTAACTAAAGGAAATCATTTCAGATCAAAAATAAAAAATAAAATCAGATCCCATCACTATGAATTATGGATACATTATTTTACAGAAACTGATAAACATGGTTAACTCTCCAAAATATATTGCAATACCCGTTAAAACAGGCTACATAAAACCTGGTGAATCTTATAATATTATCATCGAAAGGGCTAAGGATCTTCTGGAAGATGGAGACTTCCTTGTAATCTCAGAAACCCCTATATCCATATCTCAAGGCATGATTGTGGATGAAGCTGAATTTGAGCCTACAATATTATCTTCTATCCTTGCAGATGTCTGGTCAAAGTATATCTGGGGCTACATTCTCGGACCAATTTTCCGAATAAAACGGAGGACGATAGAAAACCTTCGAAAACTTCCTCATGAAGCTAGAACACATAAAAAAGTTATTTTGGATTATTATGGTTTGAAACATGCCCTTAAACCTGCATCTGAAGCTGGGGTGGATTTGAGTAATGTTCCAGGCACATTTGTTTCACTGCTTCCGGATAAACCTGGAATGGTTGCATTGGACATAGCAAGGAAAATATTTAAGGATCCAGGTCGTGATGTAACTGTTATGATAATTGATACAGATGCAAGTTATGAATTTGCAGGTCGGAAGTTCACATCCCTTCCAATAGCAGTTGATGGCATAAAATGCGATCTTGGGGTTTGGGGTTATATTTTAGGTCGCTTTGGAAAGATTATAGGGCCCACACCATTAGGAATTTCAAAATCCCATAATATAAATGAAACACTAAAAATAGCTCAAACAGCCGAGGATTACCATAAAAAAAATGAAATGGATATTGAAACTGTTTACGATATGAAAAATATGTTTGATGGTGATATTACTGGGGTAACAATTGAAATGCTCAATTCTGTCGAGCATACACCTGCTGTTATTGTTAGAATGTGTTAATATTTGTTCATTTTTATTGCTGTTTGGCGGCAATATTGTCAAATCAACAAAATATAAATACTATTTTGTTAAGATTATATAACACCGGAGTTGTCATTAAATCAGATTAATGTGAAAAAGATTTGTGTTCATATTGATCGTAGTTGTTTGATAGATAAACAGAAGATTTCATTGATTTGAATAGGAGGAATGGAATGCTCAATGTAAATAGCCCTATGATCCAGGATTTAATTAGGTTTTCACAAGGCAAAGGGGGAGCTGAAATGCTTGCGGACCCTACAGTCCAGGAAATTCTGGTGGATATCACAGGTGATGAAGAAAACAGTGTTTTAATCATTGGATGTATGTTAAAGGGTAAAACAACCGATGAGGAAATTGCAGAAGAAACTGAAATTAAACTCAACATCGTAAGAAGGATTTTATACAAACTTTACGATGCAGGAGTTGCAAGCTACAAAAGAAGTAAAGACCCTGAAACACAGTGGTACACTTACAGCTGGAAATTTGATGAAGAAAAAGTAGCAGAAATCATAGCAAAGAAATATGAGAAATTTTCAAAGGAAATTGAAGAATCCTTAGAATTTGAAGAAGGGAACATGTTCTTTGTTTGTTTAAGCAATGGATGCAGATACAAATTTGAAGAAGCATCTGAAAACAATTTCATATGTCCAAAATGTGGTGGCTCACTTGAATACAAAGATAATTCTGCTGTAGTAACAGAATTAAGAGAATTAAAGGAAAAGATAAGCTAAAAAGGGAAAGATAAGTTAATTTCAGTTATCATAATTAATTTCATTTAAATCAGTTTAATTCAGTAAATTTCCAAAGTTCAATAAATTCAGTGACTTATACCTTTTTGAATAACATTTTTTAGAGGGGCGAATATTTTTGTGCAAAGATCTAGTTTTAGAGACGTTGAATGAGTTAAAAACTTTGCCTCACATAATTGAACACTGTAAAGCAGTATCAACAAAAGCATTGAAATTATCTTCCAATTTTTATGACGTGGATTTGGATCTTGTTGAGACCGGAGCACTTCTCCATGACATCGGCAGGTCAAGGACGCACAGTATCTTCCATGGAGTTGTTGGTGCAGAGATACTGAAAGAGCAGGGATTTCCTTTTGAAATTCAGAAAATCACCGAAAGACACATAGGTGCAGGAATACCCATAAATGAGGCAGAAATATTAGGTTTACCTCCAAGAGATTACATACCAATTACTATGGAAGAAAAGATCGTTGCACATGCAGACAATCTTGTCAACGGTACGAATGAGGTTGATATTGATTTTGTGATCAAAAGATGGGAGCAGAGGCTTGGAGCGAATCATCCTTCCATATCACGGATTATTAAACTTCATAATGAGGTTTGTGCTGATGGTAAGGTTTATATTGTAAATAAATGTCTATAATAGTTAATTAGGGGTTAACGCAATTATCAAACTTTTTCCTTAATCTCCAAATTTACTATATTTTTATATTCTGTCCATTTTTACTATTTTTTTAAATTACTACTTTTTTTTATCCTTTTAAGTTTCATTTTTTTAATCCATTATTCAATGTTTATCCATTATTAAAGGTCTAATTCCAAGTGCTGTCTTAAAAAAATTATATAAATCTGCTTACTGATCTACATTTAACAACTAAAACTTTTAGAAGGAAGTTAATTTAAAGATTTATACATAATTAAATTAATAAACCTTTAAAGATGCCTAAGATAACATAGCAACGGATCTATTAATGAATAGCTCATTACTTAAATGAAATGAGAGAAAGGGGCAATATATGATTACGAGTAAAAAGATCATAGTGTTTACGGGCACATCCATACATCCTGATGAAGCACGCGGAATTTTGGATGCAGATTACCGCCCTCCTGTAGGTAGGGGAGATGTAATCAAAGCATTGAATGATAAACCTGAGTTAATAGCCATTATTGACGGTGTTTTTCACAAGAGACCTGCAGTATCTCATAAGGAAATACTCAAAGCCCTTAATGAGGGGGTAACTGTTGTG
Proteins encoded:
- a CDS encoding coenzyme F420-0:L-glutamate ligase, yielding MVNSPKYIAIPVKTGYIKPGESYNIIIERAKDLLEDGDFLVISETPISISQGMIVDEAEFEPTILSSILADVWSKYIWGYILGPIFRIKRRTIENLRKLPHEARTHKKVILDYYGLKHALKPASEAGVDLSNVPGTFVSLLPDKPGMVALDIARKIFKDPGRDVTVMIIDTDASYEFAGRKFTSLPIAVDGIKCDLGVWGYILGRFGKIIGPTPLGISKSHNINETLKIAQTAEDYHKKNEMDIETVYDMKNMFDGDITGVTIEMLNSVEHTPAVIVRMC
- a CDS encoding TIGR00295 family protein produces the protein MCKDLVLETLNELKTLPHIIEHCKAVSTKALKLSSNFYDVDLDLVETGALLHDIGRSRTHSIFHGVVGAEILKEQGFPFEIQKITERHIGAGIPINEAEILGLPPRDYIPITMEEKIVAHADNLVNGTNEVDIDFVIKRWEQRLGANHPSISRIIKLHNEVCADGKVYIVNKCL
- the tfe gene encoding transcription factor E, which produces MLADPTVQEILVDITGDEENSVLIIGCMLKGKTTDEEIAEETEIKLNIVRRILYKLYDAGVASYKRSKDPETQWYTYSWKFDEEKVAEIIAKKYEKFSKEIEESLEFEEGNMFFVCLSNGCRYKFEEASENNFICPKCGGSLEYKDNSAVVTELRELKEKIS